The Nitrospira sp. KM1 genome includes a window with the following:
- a CDS encoding carbamoyltransferase — protein MNIIGISAYYHDSAACLVRDGEIIAAAQEERFTRKKHDPGFPHRAVEYCLQAGGIRLRDVDHLVFYDKPLIKFERLLETYLGFAPKGIQSFLAAMPVWMKEKLLLKSLLVKEFLVHGDGMKKTELPPLLFSEHHESHAASAFFASPYESAVVLCMDGVGEWATTSAWRGDGNRLVPLWDIPFPHSLGLLYSAFTYYTGFKVNSGEYKVMGLAPYGEPKYVKAIYEHLIDVKPDGTFRLNMEYFNYCTGLTMTGRKFDDVFGGPPRKAESKLTQREMDLARSVQEVTEEVMLRLARTLHRETGVENLCLAGGVALNCVGNGRVLREGPFKGLWIQPAAGDAGGALGAALTVWHQLEGKPRVSDGRHDRMRGSYLGPSFTNDEIEQYLKGQDIPYIRLDDQGLATKVAQDLAEEKVVGWLQGRMEFGPRALGGRSILGDARSAKMQSIMNLKIKYRESFRPFAPSVLREKVSDYFDLHSDSPYMLIVAPVQEKRRRPMSAAQKGLWGIELLNVPRSDIPAVTHLDYSARVQTIHQETNPRYYELLKAFEAKTGYAVLVNTSFNVRGEPIVCTPEDAFRCFMRTEMDVLVLENCVLYKKDQKPLEGDTDWKKEFELD, from the coding sequence ATGAATATCATCGGGATCTCTGCCTATTACCATGATAGTGCCGCCTGCCTGGTTCGTGATGGTGAGATCATCGCGGCAGCGCAGGAGGAGCGCTTCACCCGGAAGAAGCACGACCCCGGGTTCCCGCACCGGGCCGTCGAATATTGTCTCCAGGCAGGAGGAATTCGGCTGCGAGACGTCGACCATCTCGTCTTCTACGATAAGCCGCTGATCAAATTCGAACGTCTCTTGGAAACATATTTGGGCTTTGCCCCTAAGGGGATCCAGTCGTTCTTAGCGGCCATGCCCGTCTGGATGAAAGAAAAGTTGCTACTGAAGAGTCTCCTCGTGAAGGAGTTTCTCGTTCACGGAGACGGAATGAAAAAAACCGAATTGCCCCCGCTCCTATTTTCGGAACATCATGAGTCTCATGCCGCTTCGGCCTTCTTTGCTTCGCCGTATGAATCCGCAGTCGTGTTGTGCATGGATGGAGTCGGCGAATGGGCCACGACGTCGGCATGGCGGGGAGACGGGAACCGCCTCGTCCCGCTGTGGGACATTCCATTCCCTCACTCCCTGGGATTGCTGTATTCGGCGTTTACCTATTACACGGGCTTCAAGGTCAATTCGGGCGAATATAAAGTGATGGGCCTCGCGCCCTATGGCGAACCGAAATACGTGAAAGCGATTTACGAGCATCTGATCGACGTGAAACCAGACGGCACGTTTCGGCTCAACATGGAATATTTCAACTATTGCACCGGCCTTACCATGACCGGCAGAAAGTTCGACGACGTGTTTGGTGGGCCTCCCCGAAAGGCCGAGTCCAAGCTCACTCAACGCGAGATGGATCTCGCCAGGTCGGTTCAGGAAGTGACGGAGGAGGTGATGCTGCGTTTGGCACGCACCCTTCACCGGGAAACGGGAGTGGAGAATCTGTGTTTAGCAGGCGGAGTCGCACTCAATTGTGTCGGCAACGGACGGGTACTCCGCGAGGGACCTTTTAAGGGGTTATGGATTCAACCGGCGGCGGGAGATGCAGGCGGAGCACTGGGAGCTGCACTGACCGTATGGCATCAGCTTGAAGGAAAACCCAGGGTTTCGGACGGCCGGCATGACAGGATGAGGGGATCATACCTCGGACCTTCCTTCACGAACGATGAAATAGAACAATACTTAAAGGGCCAAGACATTCCATACATTCGCCTGGACGACCAAGGGCTCGCCACGAAGGTCGCGCAGGACCTCGCCGAAGAAAAAGTCGTCGGTTGGTTGCAGGGACGGATGGAGTTCGGTCCTCGGGCTCTTGGCGGACGAAGCATTCTCGGTGACGCCCGAAGTGCAAAGATGCAGTCGATCATGAATCTGAAGATCAAGTACCGAGAATCATTCAGGCCCTTTGCGCCGTCAGTGCTGCGTGAAAAGGTATCGGACTATTTCGACCTCCATTCAGACAGCCCCTACATGCTGATCGTCGCGCCGGTGCAGGAAAAGCGTCGCCGCCCAATGTCGGCGGCCCAAAAGGGGTTGTGGGGCATTGAACTCCTCAACGTGCCGCGATCGGATATTCCTGCCGTCACACACTTGGACTACTCTGCACGTGTTCAGACCATACATCAGGAAACGAACCCACGCTACTATGAACTGCTGAAAGCATTCGAAGCCAAAACCGGGTATGCCGTTTTGGTGAACACATCATTCAATGTGCGCGGAGAACCGATTGTCTGTACCCCGGAAGATGCGTTCCGATGTTTCATGCGGACCGAAATGGACGTTCTCGTGCTCGAGAATTGTGTGCTGTATAAGAAGGATCAGAAACCATTGGAAGGAGATACGGATTGGAAGAAAGAGTTTGAGCTCGATTAG
- a CDS encoding glycosyltransferase family 4 protein, with protein MKVLVISAAYPPLHAGEATNAFFLCKQLANRNLDVHVLTTRGNIGTGDSGITVHAVMDTWSWSETSRLVAFLRQSAPDAILLMYLGLMYNFHPMVTFIPTIAKRLFPSVPFVTRFENVCLASDPSRGSLLSRGFRKWLVLQLAGKHDVSYSYGTLLRDSDELILLCKQHRQYLQEEKTPIDGKAQLIPPPPNMLMCSLSDTDRHDERKKLGINAEDFVIAFLGYIYPAKGVETLLRAVELLVRKNARAKLLFVGGRFGLDADGKDSYVQRMYDLAGQLGLKDNIIWTGSFKAEDEVGSRYLRTADAGVFTFVQGVQLNNSSFSSMAAHGLPMVATRGPWLDEAFVHKENVLLCEPNDPNALAAVLEELIGDEKLRDRLRIGALKLSSEWFSWDRATDRTIGLLTPRKAMTDADALQPKSI; from the coding sequence ATGAAAGTATTGGTCATTTCAGCCGCATACCCTCCTCTACATGCAGGGGAGGCCACGAACGCATTCTTCCTCTGCAAGCAGTTGGCGAATCGTAACCTTGATGTCCATGTTTTGACGACCCGCGGCAATATTGGAACGGGAGACTCCGGGATAACAGTCCATGCGGTGATGGACACCTGGTCGTGGAGTGAAACCAGCCGTCTCGTTGCATTTCTGAGACAATCCGCCCCGGATGCGATCCTTCTGATGTATCTGGGGCTGATGTACAATTTTCATCCCATGGTGACATTCATCCCGACCATAGCGAAGAGACTGTTTCCCTCCGTGCCGTTCGTGACACGTTTTGAGAATGTATGCTTGGCATCCGATCCCTCACGGGGCTCTCTTCTCTCGAGGGGATTTCGGAAATGGCTTGTCCTGCAATTGGCGGGAAAACACGACGTATCGTACAGCTACGGGACATTGTTGCGAGACAGTGATGAGCTCATTCTCCTCTGCAAGCAGCATCGCCAGTATTTGCAGGAGGAAAAGACGCCGATAGACGGCAAGGCTCAATTGATTCCGCCGCCTCCCAATATGCTCATGTGCAGCTTGTCCGATACCGATCGTCATGATGAGCGGAAAAAACTTGGGATCAATGCGGAAGACTTTGTCATCGCGTTTCTGGGTTATATCTATCCAGCCAAGGGCGTTGAAACGCTTTTGCGGGCTGTTGAATTGCTTGTACGCAAGAACGCGCGCGCAAAGCTCCTTTTTGTCGGTGGAAGATTTGGACTGGATGCAGATGGGAAAGACTCATATGTCCAACGCATGTATGATCTTGCAGGTCAACTCGGACTAAAAGACAACATCATATGGACAGGATCGTTCAAGGCCGAAGACGAAGTCGGATCGCGCTACCTTCGGACTGCGGATGCCGGTGTCTTTACGTTCGTCCAAGGGGTGCAACTGAACAACAGCTCGTTCTCCTCTATGGCGGCTCACGGACTGCCGATGGTAGCCACGAGAGGGCCATGGCTTGACGAGGCATTCGTCCATAAGGAGAATGTGCTGCTTTGCGAACCGAACGATCCCAATGCATTAGCGGCAGTCCTAGAAGAATTGATCGGCGATGAGAAGCTTCGCGATCGATTGAGAATCGGAGCTCTTAAGCTCTCGTCCGAATGGTTTTCCTGGGATCGTGCCACGGATCGGACGATAGGCCTGCTGACGCCGCGAAAAGCGATGACTGACGCTGACGCGTTGCAACCGAAATCTATCTGA
- a CDS encoding glycosyltransferase family 4 protein has product MNILIVTPFFTPQTGGVATYIEDLRRFLGRRGHHVIVLRAGESDSIVNCHQVHDEHVFELYMRGIWIPEAPLKGLLASMLYFIPTMFRLARFLQKQKIQLVCLEYPLPFMWYFSILKRVMNLKLLVGLHGDDVLSLHVLSGLDQKIVRQVIRDGDQVLAHSSSLLRQAEQILGELPPNRGYLPYGVECERIRTQASKAPTADVTSLRPYVLTVAKLYDRKGIDVLLEAVRILREELQGHRFVIAGDGPEETKLKSMSRHLGVDDHVVFLGDVSSKDIPALFRHCELFVLPSRSEPFGIVLLEAMTFEKAIVATRVGGIPEFVTDGQTGVLVEPCNSVALADTIRRVLRDPELQSRLAKNGLSTVETEYDYNRLVLRYEGVFKDLLEAA; this is encoded by the coding sequence ATGAACATTTTGATCGTCACACCTTTCTTTACTCCTCAAACGGGAGGTGTCGCTACCTACATCGAGGATCTGAGACGGTTCCTCGGGCGACGGGGACACCATGTGATTGTTCTGCGCGCCGGCGAATCGGATTCCATTGTAAATTGTCATCAAGTTCATGATGAACATGTCTTCGAGCTGTATATGAGAGGCATCTGGATCCCCGAAGCCCCGCTCAAGGGATTGCTGGCGAGCATGCTCTATTTTATCCCGACAATGTTTCGTCTTGCTCGTTTTCTGCAGAAACAGAAGATACAGTTGGTCTGTTTGGAATACCCACTGCCGTTCATGTGGTATTTCAGTATCTTGAAAAGGGTTATGAATCTGAAGCTACTTGTCGGACTTCATGGAGATGACGTGCTGTCATTGCATGTCTTGTCCGGTCTGGATCAGAAAATCGTACGGCAAGTGATCAGAGACGGGGATCAGGTTCTGGCGCACTCGTCGAGTTTACTGAGGCAGGCGGAACAGATACTCGGAGAGCTGCCGCCCAATAGGGGTTACTTGCCATATGGAGTGGAATGCGAGCGCATCCGGACTCAAGCCTCGAAGGCTCCAACGGCGGATGTTACAAGTTTGCGGCCGTATGTGCTGACAGTTGCCAAGCTTTATGATCGGAAAGGAATTGATGTGCTCCTGGAAGCGGTGCGTATTCTAAGGGAAGAACTGCAAGGCCATCGGTTTGTCATCGCAGGCGACGGGCCCGAAGAGACTAAATTGAAGAGCATGTCGCGACATCTGGGGGTTGATGATCACGTGGTATTTCTTGGTGATGTGTCCAGCAAAGATATTCCCGCCCTGTTTCGTCATTGTGAGTTGTTTGTGCTTCCTTCCCGGTCCGAACCGTTCGGCATCGTGTTACTCGAAGCCATGACCTTTGAAAAGGCCATTGTGGCGACGCGGGTCGGAGGGATCCCGGAATTTGTCACGGACGGCCAGACGGGCGTCTTGGTAGAGCCGTGCAACAGCGTGGCGTTGGCTGATACCATCCGCCGTGTGCTTCGTGATCCGGAGCTGCAGTCTCGACTTGCAAAGAATGGGTTGAGCACCGTGGAGACCGAGTACGATTACAATAGACTCGTGCTTCGATACGAAGGAGTGTTTAAAGACCTGCTTGAAGCAGCATGA
- a CDS encoding glycosyltransferase family 4 protein, whose protein sequence is MIQASEPLSLRVSHEVRAGKPWKIAWCHTGDSGGSKRAAYEMVRELAQRGHVIDEYIVRIGEPNLSHWPLGPHVRECFHHLSAQNTTVLRPYVLHAWVTLARDMLNDRSLKERLRSIAVDIESRQYDFVHIDHCSPSYTVLLTTFLKLPTVVYSHEVTGIRYVQRDTPKQSSELWRLYDRACRLAPGIWSGVRETRDLEGLARAGTVFTNSYYSKEALFQRSRRFSSVCRYGVDTSTFRPLGLTVEPMILSAGRIVDAKQHHLAIDALSRIPQSRRPRMVIATPEAVTHQEDPEYCSTIISLARTAGVEMEILRHPSEEQLVSVYNRALALVFVPIMEPFGLVALEAMACGTPVIGIKEGGVRESVVDGRTGILVDRDPAELALAIDLLVGQRDERDRQGLEASEYVKREWTWKRTIDCYESGIEKLLASGTVQKD, encoded by the coding sequence GTGATACAAGCATCAGAGCCGCTATCCTTGAGAGTATCGCATGAAGTCAGGGCGGGTAAACCTTGGAAGATTGCCTGGTGCCATACGGGCGACTCCGGAGGGTCCAAACGGGCTGCCTATGAGATGGTTCGGGAGCTCGCTCAGCGGGGCCATGTCATTGATGAATATATCGTTCGAATCGGTGAGCCCAACCTTTCTCATTGGCCGCTCGGCCCCCACGTGCGCGAATGCTTTCATCATCTCTCTGCTCAGAATACTACGGTCCTGAGACCGTATGTACTCCATGCGTGGGTCACACTGGCCCGCGATATGTTGAATGACCGATCACTGAAAGAGAGACTCAGGTCGATTGCCGTCGACATTGAATCGAGGCAATATGATTTCGTACATATCGATCATTGTTCTCCGAGTTATACGGTGCTGTTGACGACATTCTTGAAGCTCCCGACTGTCGTGTACAGTCACGAGGTGACCGGTATTCGCTACGTGCAGCGTGATACGCCGAAGCAATCATCCGAGTTATGGAGATTATATGACCGGGCGTGCCGATTGGCTCCCGGAATCTGGTCGGGCGTCAGAGAAACGAGGGATTTAGAGGGGCTGGCGAGAGCGGGAACCGTATTTACCAATTCATACTATTCGAAGGAAGCATTGTTCCAACGGTCACGTCGCTTTTCCTCAGTCTGCCGGTATGGCGTGGATACTTCGACATTTCGTCCATTGGGGCTGACGGTCGAACCGATGATTTTATCCGCGGGAAGGATTGTCGATGCAAAACAACACCATCTCGCTATCGATGCACTATCTCGCATCCCACAGTCTCGCCGACCGCGAATGGTCATTGCCACTCCTGAAGCAGTTACACATCAGGAAGACCCGGAATATTGTTCTACTATCATCTCATTGGCCAGGACGGCCGGCGTAGAGATGGAGATTCTCCGTCATCCCAGCGAAGAGCAGCTTGTTTCCGTCTATAATCGGGCGTTGGCGCTTGTATTTGTTCCCATTATGGAACCCTTTGGGTTAGTGGCGTTGGAGGCGATGGCCTGTGGAACTCCAGTCATAGGGATTAAAGAAGGTGGAGTTCGTGAATCCGTCGTCGATGGGCGGACCGGCATTCTCGTCGATCGGGACCCCGCCGAATTGGCTTTAGCCATTGATCTGCTGGTTGGGCAACGGGATGAACGAGATCGGCAAGGGCTGGAAGCATCGGAATATGTGAAGCGGGAGTGGACCTGGAAGCGGACGATTGACTGCTACGAAAGCGGAATTGAAAAATTGCTCGCTTCTGGTACTGTTCAAAAGGATTGA
- a CDS encoding glycosyltransferase, with amino-acid sequence MVQTPEFGGAEKHLIDFVRRMDDAIHCVILCFSEDFYTRALEDRPNVRIEKLPLIRTNKFLSFWRVFLRHRNGVLVFVKGVFDHYPLSAYLAARLSGVKRVIVIEHLIADPVPPPQSGPPLVQVVKRLFGWRTRYLLARRVQSRLGHLTVCVSEAIRRRLVEEYGYPADRTLTIRNGIDLARYSPEADREGVSERCIRNDRTIVCAARLSSVKRIDLLLDALARLKELHSGWRCLILGTGPMRDDLLSQAHRLNLLEHVSFIGHVDDVRPFLKRADLFVLTSDKEGLPLALLEAMAMGIPPVVTDVGGTGEVVIDGDNGRIVQPGSVEAIERAIGYMLDHEGERKRMGQAAMLHMRRHFDIEQSMERLRQVVLSPCPQ; translated from the coding sequence GTGGTGCAGACGCCGGAATTTGGCGGTGCGGAAAAGCACTTGATCGATTTTGTCCGCAGAATGGACGATGCAATCCACTGCGTGATTCTCTGCTTCAGCGAGGATTTTTATACTCGGGCATTAGAGGACAGACCCAATGTACGGATTGAGAAGTTGCCCTTGATTCGGACGAACAAATTTCTCTCCTTTTGGCGCGTGTTTCTTCGGCACAGAAATGGAGTGCTTGTTTTCGTAAAAGGCGTATTCGATCACTATCCCTTGTCGGCCTATCTGGCCGCAAGGTTGTCCGGAGTGAAGAGGGTTATCGTTATTGAACATTTGATCGCAGATCCGGTCCCGCCACCTCAGAGCGGGCCGCCACTGGTACAAGTCGTCAAGAGACTATTCGGTTGGCGTACTCGATATCTCTTGGCCAGAAGAGTTCAATCGAGGCTCGGCCATTTGACCGTGTGTGTCAGTGAAGCCATCCGCCGACGGCTTGTCGAGGAGTATGGTTATCCGGCTGACCGGACCCTCACGATCCGCAATGGTATCGATTTGGCACGGTATTCCCCTGAAGCCGATCGCGAAGGTGTCTCCGAGCGCTGCATAAGAAACGATAGGACTATCGTATGTGCAGCCAGACTGTCTTCCGTTAAACGCATCGACCTATTGCTCGACGCTTTGGCACGGCTCAAAGAGCTGCATTCGGGGTGGCGATGCCTCATCTTGGGCACGGGCCCCATGCGGGACGATCTCTTGTCCCAGGCCCATCGTCTGAATCTTCTGGAGCATGTCTCGTTCATCGGACATGTTGATGATGTCAGACCGTTCTTGAAGCGAGCCGATCTGTTCGTGCTGACGTCCGACAAGGAAGGTTTGCCGCTCGCACTCCTTGAAGCAATGGCGATGGGCATACCTCCTGTGGTAACTGACGTCGGTGGAACCGGAGAGGTCGTCATAGACGGGGACAATGGCCGCATCGTCCAGCCTGGATCGGTTGAGGCTATCGAGCGTGCCATCGGATACATGCTCGATCATGAGGGCGAACGGAAGCGGATGGGACAAGCTGCAATGCTTCACATGCGGCGGCACTTCGATATTGAGCAGTCTATGGAACGATTGAGACAAGTAGTCTTGTCTCCATGCCCACAGTAA